Proteins encoded together in one Ipomoea triloba cultivar NCNSP0323 chromosome 4, ASM357664v1 window:
- the LOC116015282 gene encoding 60S ribosomal protein L12: MPPKFDPTQVVEVYVRVTGGEVGAASSLAPKIGPLGLSPKKIGEDIAKETAKDWKGLRVTVKLTVQNRQAKVAVVPSAAALVIKALKEPERDRKKTKNIKHNGNISLDDVIEIAKVMSPRSMAKDLTGTVKEILGTCVSVGCTVDGKDPKDLQQEIADGDVEIPQD, encoded by the coding sequence ATGCCGCCGAAGTTCGATCCCACTCAGGTCGTCGAGGTGTACGTCAGAGTCACCGGCGGCGAGGTTGGAGCTGCGAGTTCTCTCGCTCCGAAAATCGGTCCGCTCGGTCTCTCCCCCAAGAAGATTGGTGAGGACATTGCCAAGGAAACCGCCAAGGATTGGAAGGGCCTCCGCGTCACCGTCAAGCTCACGGTTCAGAACCGTCAGGCCAAGGTCGCGGTCGTCCCCTCCGCCGCCGCACTTGTCATCAAGGCCCTCAAGGAGCCGGAGCGTGACCggaagaagacgaagaacaTCAAACACAACGGCAACATTTCCCTAGATGACGTCATCGAGATTGCTAAGGTCATGAGCCCTCGCTCCATGGCCAAGGACTTGACCGGCACCGTGAAGGAGATCCTAGGGACCTGCGTATCGGTTGGATGTACCGTCGACGGAAAGGATCCGAAGGATTTGCAACAGGAAATTGCTGATGGAGACGTTGAGATCCCTCAGGACTGA